A single Desulfuribacillus alkaliarsenatis DNA region contains:
- a CDS encoding ferrous iron transporter B has translation MKCCDAEGRELPLIDGELRFLLMGNPNVGKSVIFSKLTGMDVLTANYTGSTVSFTQGKITYDEQKAVLVDVPGTYSLEASSPAEQVAVDFMNKGAHGIICVLDATNLERSLHFAYQVLEYKIPTVFALNLLDVAERKGIEVDVKKLQETLGVPVIPTIATRNIGIKELKDTIWDYAFGQKVAETEIPETSDERWSEVARIIEKVQKVHNKKPSFLDRLGDASMQLFPGIPIALVVLSLAVAVVVGGGKALRGAVLLPLVNDVYAPWITGIVSKFVPEGVFLNILVGEFGMLIKGIEWPIALILPYVFFFYVALSFLEDSGYLPRLGVLMDGILRRVGIQGGSIVPFMMGYGCAVPAVLGSRTATTYKERIIIAGVVSLAVPCTAQTGAFIALLGDHSVLMLVLVYMVSFAAIFLGGLMLNRAMPGKIDSMLLEIPNLLLPSAPALLKKIWVRTKNFLIEAEIPMILAIGLAAIIVETGLLNIIGVYIQPLVVRWLGLPIEASLALVLGVIRRELGVLPLIELELSTLQMFVGSIVALFYLPCLSVFAVLVKEFKLKVAALISLSTIAIAFLVGGLINHGVQFIMALF, from the coding sequence TTGAAGTGTTGTGATGCTGAAGGAAGAGAGCTTCCTCTCATAGATGGTGAATTACGTTTTCTGTTAATGGGAAATCCTAACGTCGGCAAGAGTGTTATTTTCTCTAAATTAACAGGGATGGATGTCTTAACTGCTAATTATACAGGCTCCACAGTTAGCTTTACGCAAGGTAAGATTACATACGACGAACAGAAGGCCGTTTTAGTTGATGTTCCAGGTACCTATTCCTTAGAAGCCTCGTCTCCTGCTGAGCAGGTAGCAGTCGATTTCATGAATAAGGGCGCGCACGGAATTATTTGCGTATTAGACGCAACCAACTTAGAGCGTAGCCTTCATTTTGCTTATCAGGTGCTAGAGTACAAGATTCCAACTGTATTTGCCCTGAATCTATTAGATGTAGCCGAGAGAAAAGGCATTGAGGTTGATGTTAAAAAATTACAAGAAACGTTAGGGGTTCCTGTAATACCAACAATTGCGACGCGTAATATAGGTATTAAGGAACTTAAAGATACTATCTGGGATTACGCATTCGGTCAAAAAGTTGCTGAAACAGAAATCCCTGAAACTTCAGACGAGCGCTGGTCAGAAGTTGCTAGAATCATAGAAAAGGTACAAAAGGTACATAACAAAAAACCTTCGTTCCTGGACCGTTTAGGCGATGCTTCTATGCAACTGTTCCCTGGAATTCCTATAGCATTAGTTGTACTAAGTCTAGCGGTAGCCGTTGTTGTAGGCGGTGGTAAAGCTCTTCGTGGAGCTGTGTTATTACCACTTGTTAACGACGTTTACGCTCCTTGGATAACTGGTATCGTCTCTAAGTTTGTCCCAGAAGGAGTATTTCTAAATATCCTTGTCGGTGAGTTTGGTATGCTTATCAAGGGTATCGAATGGCCAATTGCACTTATACTTCCTTATGTGTTTTTCTTTTATGTTGCTCTTTCATTTTTAGAGGATAGTGGCTATTTACCGCGTTTAGGAGTCTTAATGGATGGTATATTGCGTCGTGTAGGAATACAAGGTGGCAGTATTGTTCCTTTTATGATGGGCTATGGTTGTGCTGTACCGGCAGTACTAGGTTCAAGAACTGCAACTACCTATAAGGAACGGATAATTATCGCAGGTGTCGTATCCCTCGCCGTCCCCTGCACCGCCCAGACTGGAGCCTTTATCGCACTATTAGGTGATCACTCTGTTCTGATGCTGGTGCTAGTATACATGGTCTCATTTGCGGCAATATTCCTTGGTGGATTAATGCTTAACAGAGCTATGCCAGGAAAAATAGACTCCATGCTTTTAGAAATACCGAATCTTTTATTACCTAGTGCCCCTGCATTATTAAAGAAGATTTGGGTACGGACTAAAAACTTTTTAATAGAAGCAGAAATACCAATGATTCTTGCAATCGGTTTAGCAGCTATTATTGTCGAAACAGGATTATTAAATATTATAGGTGTATATATTCAACCACTTGTTGTTAGGTGGTTAGGTCTACCGATTGAAGCAAGTCTCGCATTAGTTTTAGGAGTTATACGTAGGGAGTTAGGAGTACTACCGTTAATTGAACTTGAGCTATCTACACTACAAATGTTTGTTGGATCAATTGTTGCTCTATTCTACCTTCCTTGCTTATCAGTGTTTGCCGTTTTAGTTAAGGAGTTCAAGCTAAAAGTTGCAGCTTTAATTAGTTTATCTACGATAGCAATTGCCTTTTTAGTAGGTGGCCTGATAAATCATGGTGTTCAATTTATTATGGCCTTGTTTTAA
- a CDS encoding FeoA family protein, with amino-acid sequence MPLYTLKKKASCTIKSLPAIKLLHSMGLREGLPVSVVTKQPFGGPIVVQIGSRCIALGKDIAEQIEISLNEVY; translated from the coding sequence ATGCCTTTATATACCTTAAAGAAAAAAGCTTCTTGCACTATTAAGAGTCTACCTGCAATTAAACTACTCCATTCAATGGGTTTGCGTGAGGGTTTACCAGTCTCTGTAGTAACTAAGCAGCCTTTTGGCGGACCTATAGTTGTGCAAATCGGCTCACGCTGTATCGCTCTTGGCAAAGATATTGCTGAGCAAATTGAGATTTCTTTAAATGAGGTGTACTAG
- a CDS encoding PrkA family serine protein kinase yields the protein MNILDKIAAHREQESKLKWEGTFADYLKIVKEKPHVADTAHTRIYNMIAEAGMEKKNNTTEYKFFSKEMFGLEKAIERLVEEYFHSAAKKLDVRKRILLLMGPVSGGKSTIVTMLKKGLEQYTRTDNGAVYAIKGCPMHEDPLHLIPAELRDDLYNEMGIKVEGNLCPVCRVRVEEDYKGKVEQVLVERIIFSEDNRVGVGTFSPSDPKSQDIADLTGSIDFSTIAEYGSESDPRAYRFDGELNKANRGLMEFQEMLKCDEKFLWHLLSLTQEGNFKAGRFALISADELIVAHTNEAEYWSFISNKKNEALQSRMIVMPIPYNLKVSDEEKIYDKLIRQSDMSDVHIAPHTFRAAGIFSILSRLKDSKKQGMDLLKKMRLYDGVEVEGFKDKDVKELQNEWIDEGMTGIDPRYVINRISSALIKRDTECINALDVLRALKEGLDQHPSISKEDRDRYLNFIAVARKEYDELAKKEVQKAFVYSYEESAKTLLENYLDNVEAYCNSQKITDPITGDEIDPDEKLMRSIEEQIGISENAKRAFREEIMIRISTYARKGKRFDYHSHDRLREAIEKKLFVDLKDVVKITTSSKTPDEVQLKKINEVTKRLIEEYGYCSICANELLRYTGSLLNR from the coding sequence GTGAACATACTAGACAAAATTGCGGCCCATCGTGAGCAAGAGTCAAAGCTGAAATGGGAAGGCACATTTGCAGATTATTTAAAAATTGTAAAAGAGAAGCCACATGTGGCAGATACGGCACATACAAGAATATATAACATGATTGCAGAAGCTGGAATGGAAAAGAAAAATAATACAACAGAATACAAATTTTTCAGCAAGGAAATGTTTGGACTAGAAAAAGCAATTGAGAGGTTAGTTGAAGAATATTTTCATTCGGCTGCAAAAAAACTAGATGTCCGTAAACGTATATTACTCTTGATGGGGCCAGTTAGTGGTGGTAAATCAACGATTGTCACGATGCTTAAGAAAGGCCTAGAACAATATACACGAACAGATAACGGCGCTGTCTATGCTATAAAAGGCTGCCCAATGCATGAAGACCCCCTACATTTAATACCAGCTGAGTTGAGGGATGACTTATATAATGAAATGGGCATTAAGGTTGAGGGTAACCTCTGTCCAGTTTGTCGTGTGCGCGTAGAGGAAGACTATAAAGGAAAAGTTGAGCAGGTGCTCGTAGAGCGAATTATATTTTCTGAAGATAACCGTGTTGGTGTAGGCACGTTTAGTCCCTCGGATCCTAAATCGCAGGATATTGCGGATTTAACAGGTAGCATAGATTTCTCGACGATTGCAGAGTATGGCTCTGAATCTGATCCAAGGGCGTATCGGTTTGACGGTGAGTTGAATAAAGCTAACCGCGGGTTAATGGAATTTCAGGAGATGCTTAAATGTGATGAGAAGTTTCTCTGGCACTTGTTAAGCTTAACCCAGGAGGGGAACTTCAAGGCTGGCCGCTTTGCCCTAATATCCGCAGATGAACTGATAGTCGCCCATACAAACGAAGCCGAATATTGGTCATTCATTAGTAATAAAAAGAATGAAGCCTTGCAATCACGGATGATAGTAATGCCGATTCCATACAACCTAAAGGTTTCAGACGAAGAAAAGATATACGATAAGTTAATTAGGCAAAGTGATATGAGCGATGTTCATATTGCTCCGCATACATTTCGAGCAGCAGGAATATTTTCGATTCTAAGCCGACTAAAGGATTCAAAAAAGCAAGGTATGGATTTATTGAAGAAAATGCGCTTATATGATGGTGTGGAAGTAGAAGGCTTTAAAGATAAAGACGTCAAAGAGCTGCAAAACGAATGGATAGATGAAGGTATGACGGGCATTGATCCACGCTACGTAATCAACCGCATTTCAAGTGCTCTAATTAAACGAGACACGGAATGCATTAATGCCCTGGATGTATTGCGGGCACTTAAAGAAGGATTAGATCAGCATCCTAGCATATCTAAGGAAGATAGAGACCGCTATCTGAACTTCATTGCAGTCGCCCGTAAGGAGTATGATGAATTGGCTAAGAAGGAAGTGCAGAAGGCCTTCGTGTACTCCTATGAAGAATCTGCTAAGACATTATTAGAAAACTATCTAGATAATGTTGAGGCATACTGTAATTCGCAGAAAATAACAGACCCGATAACTGGGGATGAAATAGATCCAGATGAGAAGCTAATGCGCTCTATTGAAGAGCAGATAGGCATATCCGAGAACGCAAAGCGTGCATTCCGTGAAGAAATCATGATTCGTATATCTACCTATGCACGGAAAGGCAAGCGCTTTGACTACCATTCCCACGATCGGCTTCGGGAAGCAATCGAAAAGAAGC